A DNA window from Vagococcus penaei contains the following coding sequences:
- a CDS encoding YrrS family protein yields MKQLKKAANYVWRTKKIRFLLLGLLAILLIIQLKQWLTPKPIAEPIGGQKITLTTQTTDTSQPVTKNATTTQKTTESTDTMTLVKSADSLVKQAYKKTQWQPLPTKQTEPHQINFNSGSIDREEMRQAMTHALELPSNQLEEWWLDMTSPTQIIGYLENKQTKDVYRVTIDWQKNQGYKPALVEELYELPTSFK; encoded by the coding sequence GTGAAACAACTTAAAAAAGCTGCCAACTATGTGTGGCGAACTAAAAAAATCCGATTTTTATTACTTGGCTTACTCGCTATATTGCTGATTATCCAACTGAAACAGTGGTTGACACCCAAGCCAATCGCTGAACCAATTGGAGGTCAAAAAATCACTTTGACCACCCAAACAACTGACACCTCGCAACCAGTAACCAAAAACGCCACAACCACACAAAAAACAACTGAGTCAACTGACACAATGACTCTTGTAAAATCAGCTGACTCTTTGGTAAAACAAGCCTATAAAAAGACTCAATGGCAACCTCTACCAACGAAACAAACTGAACCACATCAAATTAATTTTAACAGTGGATCAATTGACCGTGAGGAAATGCGGCAAGCAATGACTCACGCACTGGAGCTTCCTTCTAATCAATTAGAAGAATGGTGGCTTGATATGACGAGCCCTACTCAAATCATAGGTTACTTAGAAAACAAACAAACAAAGGATGTTTACCGAGTGACGATTGATTGGCAAAAAAATCAAGGCTACAAACCAGCGCTAGTCGAAGAACTTTATGAATTACCAACATCCTTTAAATAA
- a CDS encoding flagellin, with protein sequence MRINTNSAALNTYSRLGAANASKTSSLAKLSSGLRINKAGDDAAGLAISEKMKGQIGGLKQATRNAQDGISLIQTAEGALNETHDILNRMRDLASQSANGTLGDDDRKELNKEFSALKEEVTRISKDTQFNQKTLLNGDFDSAAKYKTEAAGNFDKIATVNITDKAAAKGLTLTAGGAKDAEATLTASTDFEAKDGEIKDKAGKVIGTYSLTDEGKKLTTAATAADTFAVTEEAAAKPEKALKFHIGANEGQQIAVSIGKMDAESLGIDKLDLSKQDDADKAITTIDAAKATVSSTRSDLGAVQNRLQHTINNLATTQENLTEANSRIRDVDMAEEMMSFTKSNILSQAATSMLAQANAMPQSVLSLLQ encoded by the coding sequence ATGAGAATTAATACAAATAGTGCCGCATTAAATACTTATTCACGTTTAGGTGCAGCTAACGCATCAAAAACAAGTTCATTAGCAAAATTATCATCAGGTCTACGTATCAACAAAGCAGGAGATGACGCAGCTGGTTTAGCAATCTCGGAAAAAATGAAAGGCCAAATTGGTGGATTAAAACAAGCAACACGTAACGCACAAGATGGTATTTCTTTAATCCAAACAGCAGAAGGCGCATTAAATGAAACACACGATATCTTAAATCGTATGCGTGACTTAGCTTCTCAATCAGCTAACGGCACATTAGGCGACGATGACCGTAAAGAGTTAAACAAAGAGTTCTCAGCATTAAAAGAAGAAGTAACACGTATCTCAAAAGACACACAATTTAACCAAAAAACATTATTAAATGGTGATTTTGATTCAGCAGCTAAATACAAAACTGAAGCAGCTGGTAATTTTGATAAAATCGCAACTGTTAATATTACTGATAAAGCAGCTGCAAAAGGATTAACATTAACAGCAGGTGGTGCTAAAGATGCAGAAGCAACACTTACAGCATCAACTGATTTTGAAGCAAAAGATGGTGAAATAAAAGATAAAGCTGGTAAAGTGATTGGAACATATTCATTAACAGATGAAGGGAAAAAATTAACAACTGCTGCAACTGCTGCTGATACATTCGCTGTGACAGAAGAAGCGGCAGCTAAACCAGAAAAAGCCCTTAAATTCCATATTGGCGCTAATGAAGGTCAACAAATTGCTGTAAGTATTGGTAAAATGGATGCTGAATCTTTAGGTATTGATAAATTAGATTTATCAAAACAAGATGACGCTGATAAAGCAATTACAACGATTGATGCAGCTAAAGCAACTGTATCAAGCACACGTTCTGATTTAGGTGCGGTACAAAACCGTTTACAACACACAATCAACAATTTAGCAACAACACAAGAAAACTTAACAGAAGCTAATTCACGTATCCGTGACGTTGATATGGCAGAAGAAATGATGAGTTTCACTAAGAGCAATATCTTGTCACAAGCTGCTACATCAATGTTAGCTCAAGCTAACGCAATGCCACAAAGTGTTCTTTCATTATTACAATAG